AGCGTGACCATGACACCTCCTGGGTGAGCGGAGATTGGGGGGATGTTGCGGTAATAGTTGTCCAGGTTTCCCCAGCCACCTTCGGTAGCGATCGGATACCTGACGGTCGTCACATTTTCCGACCAGTCAGCATAGTTACCCCCTCCGCACCAAGCTCGACCCGCGTGTCCGCCACTTCGGCGTTTAATTTTGCTGCCGGTTGCATCGATAAAGAAGTCGCTTTGTTCCGACAAAATCATCGTATTGCTTGTTCCATCGAGGGCATTTTTAAAGCTCACGCCGCTACCCCCTTGGTCGTCGTGAGCAGCACTGGCAGGATAAATTGGAACGATCATGCCATTCACAATGCCTTCTCCATAAGCATTGGGGAAACTATCTTCGGTCGCAGGAACATCGACGGTACCGCCAAGCCAACTCGTTCCCATGATGCCAACATAGCTGGCGACTTGCAGCTCGATGTCACCATTAGAGGCCGTCGACTGGGTTTCCACTTCAGGAAGTGGACTCGAAGGGCATAAGAGACCCGCGACAACGAAACCATCGATCAAGTTTGCGTTGGGGTTTGGCCCGTCTTGCATGCTCCAGTCGCCAGAGAAAACAATCTGGTCGTATGCCGCCCCTTGTTCGATAAATGGCAATAAACGAACGAAGAAAGAGGGACCTCGCTGTTTGCTAGAACCAGAACCCGTATCGGGATGCTGATTGTAAGGAAGCTTGCCATAGGTATCGTGATAGTTATGCAGCGCAAGCCCTAGTTGTTTTTGGTGGTTGGAGCATTGCATACGGCGCGCGGCCTCACGAGCCTGTTGCACGGCAGGCAACAGAAGCGCGATTAAAACGCCAATAATGGCAATCACAACCAATAGTTCCACGAGCGTAAACCCGCGTTGGCGAGAAAGGTGAGGACTTAGAGACATGGACGAAATTCTTTCAATGGTGTGGTAAAATTAGTGCGATACCGGGCTGGATCGTTAGGACTCATCCCGCAGTCATGTGAATATCGTGAGCATGCCTGTTTCGTTAGCGACTTGATTACGGAATTAACACAATCTGAACTAAACCTCCCGTAATGGGTGGCCTTCAGTTCGGTGAGAACCCTGTTTCTCAATAAACTGCCGAGCAAATGACCGATAAAGAGCACGATCGAAACTCAACCACCCAATTGACCGCGCGCGACTCTCGGGAATTGCTAACGCGTAGCTGGATGAAAGCGCAGCCGTCCGTTTTTGCTTTTGTCATTGCTTCGACCCCCCAATTTTCGGATGCAGAGGACCTATTACAGGAAGTTGCGGCCGAAGTCGCCATTCGATTTGACGAGTACGACCCGAAGCGGCCTTTTCTGCCATGGGCGTTGTGGGTAGCAAAAATCAAGATTGCTGATTTTTATCGTTTGAAGAAACGTGAACGTCTCGTCTTTGCAGGAGAAGCGATCGATGCCCTAGCTGCCGCGTGTACCCGCGTGCAAAGCTTGATGTCGGAAGAGCAGGGGGCTCTTGAACATTGCTTGAAGGAAACAACGGGGCGTACGCGACAGCTTCTGCTGCTTCGTTACGCGGAAGATTTGAAGCCGCGACAGATCGCCAAGCGCCTGAGCATGTCGGCCGCAGCGGTTCGCGTTACTCTATCAAGGGCTCGGTCTGCTCTTGGTAAATGTGTAGAGCAGCGGTTGGGAAGGAAGACTTCCTGACATGGAATCTCACGAAGCAATGAACTTGGTCGATGCTCACCTCGATGGCGAAGTCCTTACCGAGGCACAAGCTTCCGCGCTTAGCGATTGGATTAAAGAAGACCCGCAACAAGCCGACGACGTGTTTCGGCGAATTTTTCTGCATACTTATCTGCGGCGACGCGTCCAAAGTCTGGAGCTCGAATCGACCGAGTCGGTTCCTCTCGAAATAGGCAGTGAATATCAAGAACAGCAGCCAGGCGATGGATCTATCTGGGTTCGCTTTGGTTGGCGTTCGATCGGTTTCACAATCGCTATCGTTGCCGCAGTCGGCCTCATCTTGGGTGGGCTTTCTTTCTGGCAACGTACGTCAACGGCTAAAGCTTCCCATCCTTTTATCTATGAATCGTTCGACTACCCAGGCTTTGATTACGAAGGCTTTGGATTTCCGGCTGTTCCCGATTTTATTCCGGACGAAGTTTGGCCG
This region of Bremerella alba genomic DNA includes:
- a CDS encoding sigma-70 family RNA polymerase sigma factor, producing the protein MTDKEHDRNSTTQLTARDSRELLTRSWMKAQPSVFAFVIASTPQFSDAEDLLQEVAAEVAIRFDEYDPKRPFLPWALWVAKIKIADFYRLKKRERLVFAGEAIDALAAACTRVQSLMSEEQGALEHCLKETTGRTRQLLLLRYAEDLKPRQIAKRLSMSAAAVRVTLSRARSALGKCVEQRLGRKTS
- a CDS encoding DUF1559 domain-containing protein, whose translation is MSLSPHLSRQRGFTLVELLVVIAIIGVLIALLLPAVQQAREAARRMQCSNHQKQLGLALHNYHDTYGKLPYNQHPDTGSGSSKQRGPSFFVRLLPFIEQGAAYDQIVFSGDWSMQDGPNPNANLIDGFVVAGLLCPSSPLPEVETQSTASNGDIELQVASYVGIMGTSWLGGTVDVPATEDSFPNAYGEGIVNGMIVPIYPASAAHDDQGGSGVSFKNALDGTSNTMILSEQSDFFIDATGSKIKRRSGGHAGRAWCGGGNYADWSENVTTVRYPIATEGGWGNLDNYYRNIPPISAHPGGVMVTLTDGSVRFLSETVDFATLTALCHRQDGAVVGEY